In Bacillus sp. NP247, one DNA window encodes the following:
- a CDS encoding DUF3951 domain-containing protein — MDPSLLATIGLPLTIVILVIIGFYKLFIKKKSITSFYTPFDNITGQIISEFHEEQKVLVCEDEDGDGKKKK; from the coding sequence ATGGATCCATCACTTCTTGCTACTATAGGATTACCATTAACAATTGTTATACTTGTTATCATTGGATTTTATAAACTTTTCATTAAAAAGAAAAGCATTACTTCTTTTTACACACCCTTCGATAATATTACCGGACAAATTATTTCCGAATTTCACGAAGAGCAGAAAGTATTAGTATGCGAAGATGAAGATGGCGATGGTAAGAAGAAAAAATAA
- a CDS encoding ABC transporter permease: protein MYVIKKLSVMVFTLWVITTVTFLIMHIIPGDPFSSDAKIFPEEVIQNMRAKYHLDEPLWNQYVAYLDGVVHFDFGESVQSTGQGVSEIITTGFGPSAIIGLQALVISLLVGIAAGTFAALYHGKVIDYSVSLLAILGISIPSFILAPLFIQVFAIQFELLPVASWGTFEHTVLPSFALALGPIAVITRFVRSNMIEVLQSDYIKLARAKGIPIKKIIIRHALRNAIVPVLTFVGPLMAGLLTGTFVIEKIFSIPGLGKYFVDSIFNRDYPVIMGTTIFYSALLIVCIFITDIIHRIVDPRIRSIT from the coding sequence GTGTATGTGATTAAAAAACTATCGGTTATGGTATTTACACTATGGGTTATTACGACAGTAACATTTTTGATTATGCATATTATTCCAGGGGATCCATTTTCATCAGATGCGAAGATTTTTCCTGAAGAAGTGATACAAAACATGAGAGCAAAGTATCACCTTGATGAACCGTTATGGAATCAATATGTTGCTTATTTAGATGGCGTAGTACATTTTGATTTTGGTGAATCCGTGCAATCGACAGGGCAAGGTGTATCAGAAATTATAACAACTGGCTTTGGACCATCGGCGATTATTGGCCTACAAGCACTTGTTATTTCATTGTTAGTCGGAATTGCAGCAGGTACATTTGCCGCGCTATATCATGGGAAAGTAATTGATTATAGTGTGAGCTTGCTTGCGATTCTCGGTATTTCTATTCCAAGTTTTATTTTAGCACCACTATTTATACAAGTATTCGCTATTCAATTTGAACTTTTACCAGTAGCGTCTTGGGGAACATTCGAACATACGGTATTACCATCCTTCGCATTGGCTTTAGGTCCAATTGCAGTTATTACAAGATTTGTTCGCTCTAATATGATTGAAGTGTTGCAGAGTGATTATATTAAGCTAGCGAGAGCGAAAGGTATACCAATTAAGAAAATCATTATAAGACATGCTCTTCGAAATGCGATTGTTCCGGTACTTACGTTTGTTGGCCCATTAATGGCTGGACTTTTAACAGGGACTTTTGTTATTGAAAAAATCTTTTCAATTCCTGGTTTAGGAAAATATTTTGTAGATAGTATTTTTAATCGAGATTATCCAGTGATTATGGGAACAACCATTTTCTATAGTGCGCTATTAATTGTATGTATTTTTATTACAGATATCATTCATCGTATTGTTGATCCGCGCATTCGTTCTATTACGTAA
- a CDS encoding ABC transporter permease yields MGAYEINDQLLTNEEKKELTINKDQQTISRKKEVFRKFVSNPIAVLGAVTLLLIIVFSLIGESLTSFTASEQVKEATNLPPSSEHWFGTDDLGRDIWARTWAGGKISLTVGLVAAALDIGIGVLIGGFSGYVRGRNRLGTLIDEWIIRGIEVLYGIPYLLIVILLLIVMKPGLFTIIIALALTGWIGMARLIRAQVLSLKQREFVIAAERLGTPHMKIIYGHLIPNLTGIIIVNLSFTIPAAIFSESFLSFIGLGVQSPAASWGTMTNDALGTLLSGEWWQLFFPAIMIALIMFAFNAIGDGLQDAIDPKIVKRNRKEKKHGTNLIFRKRNVGR; encoded by the coding sequence ATGGGGGCTTATGAAATTAATGACCAGTTATTAACGAATGAAGAGAAAAAAGAATTAACGATAAATAAAGATCAGCAAACGATTAGCCGAAAAAAGGAAGTGTTTCGCAAGTTTGTATCAAATCCTATAGCAGTTTTAGGGGCAGTGACGTTATTACTAATTATTGTTTTCTCGCTTATTGGCGAAAGTTTAACGTCATTTACTGCGAGTGAACAAGTAAAAGAAGCAACTAATTTACCGCCTAGTAGTGAGCATTGGTTCGGAACAGACGATTTAGGGAGAGATATTTGGGCGCGTACTTGGGCTGGTGGGAAAATTTCATTAACAGTTGGATTGGTAGCAGCAGCTCTCGATATAGGGATTGGTGTACTTATCGGAGGTTTTAGTGGATATGTGAGAGGGCGTAATCGTCTTGGAACGTTAATTGATGAGTGGATTATAAGAGGGATTGAAGTGTTATACGGTATCCCATATTTATTAATTGTTATTTTACTATTAATCGTTATGAAACCCGGGCTTTTTACAATTATAATCGCCCTTGCGTTAACGGGATGGATTGGCATGGCACGTCTCATTCGAGCGCAAGTACTTTCATTGAAACAAAGAGAATTTGTTATTGCAGCAGAGCGATTAGGTACACCTCATATGAAAATTATATATGGGCATCTAATTCCAAACTTAACGGGGATTATTATCGTAAATTTATCATTTACAATTCCAGCAGCTATTTTCTCAGAATCATTTTTAAGCTTTATCGGACTTGGAGTACAATCACCAGCGGCAAGTTGGGGCACGATGACGAACGATGCACTTGGGACATTACTAAGCGGAGAATGGTGGCAACTATTCTTCCCGGCAATTATGATTGCACTCATCATGTTCGCATTTAATGCAATTGGTGACGGTTTGCAAGATGCAATTGATCCAAAAATCGTAAAACGTAATCGAAAGGAGAAAAAACATGGCACAAATCTTATCTTTAGAAAACGTAACGTTGGCCGTTGA
- a CDS encoding ABC transporter ATP-binding protein, with amino-acid sequence MAQILSLENVTLAVEKENSKQAIVKHVSFSINEGEIVALVGESGSGKSVTAQSIIGLNQESIHIDDGDISFKSKELTNLQESEWNQIRGKDISFIFQDPLSSLNPTMKVGRQITEVIVQHEKKSKKEAKEIAINLLNDLGIHEAEKRFEQYPYQLSGGMRQRICLAIAFACHPKLVIADEPTTALDVTIQKQIMELLKERKEKQNTSILLITHDLALVREVADRVVVMYGGRVVEKGTIQEVIGSPKHPYTKSLLQAIPNMDDSEKVLRAIEGTTPSIETLNSFGCPFVNRCPVAIKECIHRFPERTTYSEEHSSHCWQHILEHNKAKSKEKVNAS; translated from the coding sequence ATGGCACAAATCTTATCTTTAGAAAACGTAACGTTGGCCGTTGAAAAAGAGAATAGTAAGCAAGCAATTGTGAAGCATGTTTCCTTTTCTATTAACGAAGGTGAAATAGTTGCACTTGTAGGAGAAAGTGGTTCAGGAAAAAGTGTTACAGCACAATCTATTATCGGCTTAAATCAAGAATCGATTCATATTGATGATGGAGATATATCTTTCAAATCAAAGGAATTAACTAATTTACAGGAATCAGAATGGAATCAAATTCGCGGGAAAGATATTTCCTTTATCTTTCAAGACCCGCTTTCATCTTTAAATCCGACGATGAAGGTGGGAAGACAAATTACAGAAGTAATTGTGCAGCATGAAAAAAAATCGAAAAAAGAGGCAAAAGAAATTGCAATTAACTTACTAAATGATTTAGGGATACATGAAGCAGAGAAACGCTTTGAACAATACCCGTATCAGTTAAGCGGGGGGATGAGGCAGCGTATTTGTTTAGCAATTGCATTTGCTTGTCATCCGAAGCTCGTTATTGCAGATGAACCTACAACAGCATTAGATGTAACGATTCAAAAGCAAATTATGGAGTTGTTAAAAGAAAGAAAAGAAAAACAAAATACGAGTATTTTATTAATTACACATGATTTGGCACTTGTACGTGAAGTAGCTGATCGAGTAGTTGTGATGTACGGGGGACGTGTTGTTGAAAAAGGAACGATACAGGAGGTAATAGGTTCTCCTAAACATCCATATACGAAAAGCTTATTACAAGCAATTCCAAATATGGATGATTCCGAAAAGGTATTACGTGCTATAGAAGGAACGACACCTTCCATTGAAACATTAAATAGCTTTGGCTGTCCTTTTGTAAATCGTTGCCCAGTAGCGATAAAAGAATGTATTCATCGCTTCCCAGAGAGAACGACATATTCTGAGGAGCATAGCTCACATTGCTGGCAACATATTCTGGAGCATAATAAAGCGAAATCAAAAGAGAAGGTGAATGCCTCATGA
- a CDS encoding ABC transporter ATP-binding protein: MTTDLITVKQVTKTYGSKNKEIAALKGISLSIPKGTTLGIIGESGSGKTTLGKLIAGIERPTSGEIDYNGQVVHKLKSAHKRDFLQKVQFIFQDSTAALNPRWKVRDIVTEGYISFGLGDKGLKDKVAGDALERVGLDRRYIDRYPHEFSGGQRQRIAIARALLCEPEVLILDEPISALDVSLQIQIVHLLQKIQKEQGYTYLFIAHDLPMVHYLCEKVAVLYKGELVEFGNTDEVFRNPQHSYTKTLLASTPKISG, from the coding sequence ATGACGACAGATTTAATTACTGTAAAGCAAGTAACGAAAACGTATGGAAGTAAAAATAAAGAAATCGCAGCGTTAAAAGGTATATCACTTTCTATCCCAAAAGGAACAACGCTTGGCATTATTGGAGAAAGTGGTTCTGGAAAGACAACACTTGGTAAGCTCATAGCTGGGATCGAGCGTCCAACGTCTGGTGAAATTGATTATAACGGTCAAGTTGTTCACAAGCTGAAGTCAGCTCATAAGCGGGATTTCTTGCAGAAAGTACAGTTCATTTTTCAAGATTCCACAGCTGCATTAAATCCGCGCTGGAAAGTACGCGATATTGTAACAGAAGGCTATATTTCATTCGGTTTAGGCGATAAAGGATTGAAAGATAAAGTTGCAGGTGATGCACTAGAGCGTGTTGGATTAGATAGACGATATATTGATCGCTATCCACACGAATTTAGCGGAGGACAACGTCAACGTATTGCTATTGCAAGAGCGTTATTATGTGAGCCAGAAGTTTTAATCCTTGATGAACCAATTTCAGCATTAGATGTTTCACTGCAAATCCAAATTGTACATCTACTGCAAAAGATTCAAAAGGAACAAGGCTATACATATTTATTTATCGCACATGATTTACCGATGGTTCACTATTTATGTGAAAAAGTGGCCGTCCTATATAAAGGAGAACTTGTTGAATTTGGAAATACGGATGAAGTATTCCGTAATCCACAACATTCTTATACAAAAACATTATTAGCATCAACACCAAAAATTTCAGGTTAA
- a CDS encoding peptide ABC transporter substrate-binding protein — protein sequence MKKFLLFVIMTVLAITSVACGKKETQKASAGKGEGDRLVTNISSDPYTLDSAIATDSTSGYVIGHLFSSLYTQDSDGKYQNELAAKEEVNADGTEYTIHLKKDIKWSDGSPITANDFEFAWKRLLNPKTGSMNATEMYFIKGAEAYNTGKGEEGQVGIQVVDPQTLKITLEHPVASIKQKLASSLFIPLSKKSIDDNNKLKTDPKELITSGPFTLKEWKHNQAITVQKNKEYYDKKVTLKEIEFRIIPDSKTAYQLYKSKELDLLSSLPQEMIEKEKGNKEYKRVAGFSSYIYSFNVEKEPFTNAKVRKAFSLAVDRKFIVEKLYKNNAQEAYAFVPEGAKTQGGRDFRKEKGDYVKFDSAEAKKLLEEGMKEQGWSTLPEVTLKFTTDTQHKKVAEAMQEMFKKNLGVDIKLENKEWKSYIDTYKQSDFQLAYMGWGGSLLDPITKLDLYAGDGPNNYAKWHNKEFDALVKEAEVEQNEDKRFDLLHKAEDIMFDDTPLIPIIFPSSSYLQKSSVSGVQFIIGSSPELRYVKIKK from the coding sequence ATGAAGAAGTTTTTACTGTTTGTCATTATGACTGTTTTAGCAATTACTTCTGTTGCTTGCGGTAAGAAAGAGACGCAAAAAGCGAGTGCTGGTAAGGGTGAAGGAGATCGATTAGTAACGAATATTAGTAGTGATCCATATACACTTGATTCCGCTATCGCGACAGATAGCACATCAGGTTATGTAATTGGACATTTGTTCTCAAGTTTATATACGCAAGATAGTGATGGGAAATATCAAAATGAATTAGCAGCGAAAGAAGAAGTAAATGCTGATGGGACTGAGTATACAATTCATTTAAAGAAAGATATTAAATGGTCAGATGGTTCTCCTATTACAGCAAATGATTTTGAGTTTGCATGGAAGCGATTATTAAATCCGAAAACGGGTTCTATGAATGCGACAGAAATGTATTTTATTAAAGGAGCAGAGGCATATAATACTGGAAAAGGTGAAGAAGGGCAAGTTGGTATTCAAGTCGTTGATCCTCAAACATTAAAGATAACACTTGAGCACCCAGTTGCTTCTATTAAACAAAAATTAGCAAGTTCATTATTTATTCCATTATCTAAAAAATCGATTGATGATAATAATAAATTAAAAACAGATCCAAAAGAGTTAATTACGAGCGGACCATTTACGTTAAAAGAATGGAAGCATAATCAAGCGATTACAGTACAAAAAAATAAAGAATACTATGATAAAAAGGTAACATTAAAAGAAATTGAGTTTCGTATTATTCCAGATTCTAAAACAGCGTACCAATTGTACAAATCAAAAGAATTAGATTTGCTAAGTAGCTTACCACAAGAGATGATTGAAAAAGAAAAAGGAAACAAAGAATATAAGCGCGTTGCAGGATTCTCATCTTATATTTATTCGTTTAACGTAGAAAAAGAGCCGTTTACAAATGCGAAAGTACGTAAAGCATTTTCATTAGCGGTTGATCGTAAGTTTATCGTTGAAAAACTGTATAAAAATAATGCACAGGAAGCATATGCATTCGTTCCAGAAGGGGCAAAAACACAAGGTGGTCGTGATTTCCGTAAAGAAAAAGGTGATTACGTAAAATTCGATTCAGCGGAAGCGAAAAAATTACTAGAAGAAGGTATGAAAGAACAAGGCTGGTCTACATTGCCTGAAGTAACATTAAAATTCACTACAGATACACAACATAAAAAAGTAGCAGAAGCAATGCAGGAAATGTTTAAGAAAAATCTTGGTGTAGATATTAAATTAGAAAATAAAGAGTGGAAGAGTTACATCGACACATACAAGCAAAGTGATTTCCAATTAGCTTATATGGGGTGGGGAGGTTCTCTATTAGATCCAATTACTAAACTAGATTTATATGCAGGTGATGGTCCAAACAACTATGCAAAATGGCATAATAAAGAATTTGACGCTTTAGTAAAAGAAGCAGAAGTTGAACAAAACGAAGATAAGCGTTTTGACTTATTGCATAAAGCAGAAGATATTATGTTTGATGATACACCATTAATCCCAATTATTTTCCCAAGCTCTTCTTATTTACAAAAATCATCAGTATCTGGCGTCCAATTCATTATCGGTTCTAGTCCAGAACTAAGATATGTAAAAATTAAAAAATAA
- a CDS encoding YusW family protein, whose product MRILLSVLLALMLVPALTGCKAPAKEDTTSNKKTTEEAKNEAPADLKLNFNEFDLKADYQDTKKDYEADYKNVAADKKMEAKVEDHKADVKLTGDEAITKLSPLLQELKFDKDTPDQEVIDQVVNVFKLDKDYQKFALEVVFSDGTKKEYKREIK is encoded by the coding sequence ATGAGAATTTTACTATCAGTTTTATTAGCTCTTATGCTAGTACCTGCATTAACAGGATGTAAAGCTCCTGCAAAAGAAGACACAACTTCTAATAAAAAGACTACAGAAGAGGCAAAGAATGAAGCGCCTGCTGATTTAAAACTAAACTTTAATGAATTTGATTTAAAAGCGGACTATCAGGATACAAAGAAAGACTACGAAGCTGATTATAAAAATGTAGCAGCCGATAAAAAAATGGAAGCAAAAGTTGAAGACCATAAAGCAGATGTAAAATTAACAGGTGATGAAGCTATTACAAAATTAAGCCCACTTCTACAAGAATTAAAATTTGATAAAGATACTCCTGATCAAGAAGTAATCGATCAAGTAGTAAACGTGTTCAAACTTGATAAAGACTACCAAAAGTTCGCTTTAGAAGTTGTATTCTCTGATGGAACGAAAAAAGAATATAAAAGAGAAATAAAATAA
- a CDS encoding TetR/AcrR family transcriptional regulator yields the protein MARSKTAEKIIQAAIELVKEKGYTAATTKEIAMRAGVNEVTIFRNFKSKKGVIEAAVAEFSYIPHLKQFLQTEIVWELETDLKNLARHYHKFLNSIKDIISIGIREAREFPELDEEISKIPKGLKEELIIYFAKMQEQGKIIHTNIEAQVMNFIWINFGYFLSKLRFENRLMEIDDEKFIENNIVLYARALRP from the coding sequence ATGGCGCGCTCAAAGACAGCAGAAAAAATCATTCAAGCGGCAATTGAATTAGTGAAAGAAAAAGGATATACGGCAGCAACGACGAAAGAAATTGCAATGCGTGCTGGTGTTAATGAAGTAACGATATTCCGTAATTTTAAAAGTAAGAAGGGTGTTATTGAAGCGGCGGTTGCTGAATTTTCATATATACCGCATTTAAAACAATTTTTGCAAACAGAAATTGTGTGGGAATTAGAAACTGATTTAAAGAACTTAGCAAGGCATTATCATAAATTTTTAAATAGCATAAAAGATATTATTTCTATCGGTATACGTGAGGCGAGAGAATTTCCTGAATTAGATGAGGAAATCTCGAAAATTCCAAAAGGATTAAAAGAGGAATTAATAATTTATTTTGCCAAGATGCAGGAACAGGGCAAGATTATTCATACAAATATTGAAGCGCAAGTAATGAATTTTATATGGATTAATTTTGGTTACTTTCTATCTAAATTGCGTTTTGAAAACCGACTTATGGAAATTGATGATGAGAAATTTATTGAGAATAATATAGTTTTATATGCTAGGGCTTTAAGACCCTAG
- a CDS encoding YhgE/Pip domain-containing protein encodes MDTLKQFLKRPGTYVGMVVALSFQLIFFCVWLTAYDGVNERADQMRIAIVNGDGNIGSKIAEGLQRNLPFKVKTEQSVEKANKEMNDHLYDMIIEIPTSFSKDINETGKANLNFHINQANAMMAKQMMEGAAKQIRDNVNKEITSYKKQAIVGKLQAVGPENVEVIKGLTEDSIGFTVHKVNDVKGFSANMVPLMMVLASFVGAMIMSMELSKVAKEVKNGWSNFVSRQIINGTVSILLACITMGLMKGFQIEIHEAVWSIWVFQAIVFFAFLSLTQMFITVFGNAGMIFNIISLSLQLVSSGVIVPHEMLSKTYQTIGDLFPATYAANGYYTIIFGGVNLEKNIISLLFIILVTQLVAGIAIVIKRMVKGRSSIVKEV; translated from the coding sequence ATGGATACATTAAAACAGTTTTTAAAACGACCAGGTACTTATGTAGGGATGGTAGTAGCGCTATCGTTCCAACTTATTTTCTTTTGTGTTTGGTTAACGGCGTATGATGGAGTGAATGAAAGAGCAGATCAAATGCGTATCGCTATTGTGAATGGGGATGGAAATATAGGCAGTAAAATAGCAGAAGGCTTGCAGAGAAATTTACCATTTAAGGTGAAAACGGAACAGTCTGTGGAAAAAGCAAATAAAGAAATGAATGATCATTTGTACGATATGATTATTGAAATTCCTACTTCTTTTTCAAAAGATATAAATGAAACAGGAAAAGCAAATTTAAACTTCCACATTAATCAAGCGAATGCCATGATGGCAAAGCAAATGATGGAAGGAGCTGCAAAACAAATTCGAGACAATGTAAATAAAGAGATAACAAGTTATAAGAAACAAGCGATTGTCGGGAAATTACAAGCTGTAGGACCTGAGAATGTAGAAGTGATAAAAGGGTTAACCGAAGATTCAATTGGTTTTACAGTTCATAAAGTAAATGATGTCAAAGGATTTTCGGCTAACATGGTACCACTAATGATGGTATTAGCTTCATTTGTAGGAGCAATGATCATGAGTATGGAACTATCAAAAGTTGCAAAGGAAGTAAAGAACGGTTGGAGTAATTTCGTATCAAGACAAATCATTAACGGTACAGTATCAATTTTACTTGCATGTATTACAATGGGTTTAATGAAAGGATTTCAAATTGAAATACACGAAGCAGTATGGAGCATATGGGTGTTTCAAGCGATAGTTTTCTTTGCCTTTCTTTCATTAACACAAATGTTCATAACTGTTTTCGGAAATGCAGGTATGATCTTTAATATAATTTCACTATCGCTACAACTTGTAAGTTCGGGTGTAATTGTACCACATGAGATGCTTTCTAAAACATATCAAACAATCGGCGATTTATTTCCCGCAACATACGCAGCGAATGGTTATTATACAATAATATTCGGCGGAGTTAATTTAGAGAAAAATATTATTTCATTATTGTTTATTATTTTAGTTACACAATTGGTAGCGGGAATCGCTATAGTTATAAAAAGAATGGTAAAGGGGAGAAGTTCTATAGTTAAAGAAGTATAA
- a CDS encoding peptide ABC transporter substrate-binding protein, giving the protein MKKKVVPVVASVLGASLLLTACGGNKDNTSGAKANDKAPNKQAINLSFASEIPTMDVAKATDGESMNVMRNVFEGLYAMGEDNKPIPGVAESVDVSPDKTKYTFHLRDSKWSNGTPVTAKDFVFAWQRAVNPETAAEYAFLFFDIKNAKQINQKEAAIDQLGIKALDDKTLEVQLDRPVPYFLSLTTFSTFLPINEEYLKSQGDKYGLETNHLIYNGAFTLDNWKHEQGFQLKKNPNYWDAKTVKLEEINFNVVKDKSTEVNLYDSGQIDHVALTAEFVDKYKGDSNFKERAEVGIQFLRLNQKNAVLKNQHARLAINGAMNKKAYVETILNNGAIPAEGMVPAKFAKSPDGNDFRKENGNLVKDDVKSAKENWKKAKQELGTDKVTIELLTSDNALAKKTGEYLKGELEKNLDGLTVNLKPQPRKQQLKLLLSGDYEIGIDGWGPDFADPITFLDLFTTDSAYNFDKYSNKEYDELIRKVKTDLAGDEKGRWEAMKQAEKILLQDGAVAPLYQQGRSYLQRGFIKGLVTTDFGGEFNYKWTEVAK; this is encoded by the coding sequence ATGAAGAAAAAAGTTGTACCTGTTGTTGCATCTGTTTTAGGGGCAAGTCTACTACTAACTGCTTGTGGAGGAAATAAAGATAATACGAGCGGAGCGAAAGCAAATGATAAAGCACCTAATAAACAAGCGATTAACTTATCATTTGCTTCAGAAATTCCAACAATGGATGTTGCAAAGGCAACGGACGGGGAATCCATGAACGTAATGAGAAATGTTTTTGAAGGTTTATATGCAATGGGAGAAGATAATAAACCTATTCCTGGTGTCGCTGAATCGGTTGACGTTAGTCCCGATAAAACAAAATATACATTCCATCTTCGTGATTCGAAGTGGTCAAACGGTACTCCCGTTACAGCAAAAGACTTTGTCTTCGCTTGGCAACGTGCCGTAAATCCTGAAACAGCTGCCGAATATGCATTCTTATTCTTCGATATAAAGAATGCAAAACAAATAAATCAAAAAGAAGCAGCGATCGATCAATTAGGTATCAAAGCTCTTGATGATAAAACTTTAGAAGTGCAACTGGACCGTCCTGTTCCCTACTTCTTAAGCTTAACGACATTTTCAACATTCTTACCAATTAACGAAGAGTATTTAAAGTCTCAAGGTGATAAATACGGTTTAGAAACAAATCATTTAATTTACAATGGCGCTTTCACATTAGATAACTGGAAGCATGAACAAGGATTCCAATTGAAAAAGAACCCTAACTATTGGGATGCTAAAACTGTAAAATTAGAAGAAATTAACTTCAATGTCGTGAAAGATAAGTCTACAGAAGTTAACTTATATGATTCAGGACAAATTGATCATGTTGCTTTAACTGCAGAGTTTGTTGATAAATATAAGGGCGATTCAAACTTCAAAGAGCGCGCTGAAGTCGGTATTCAATTCTTACGACTAAATCAGAAAAATGCAGTATTAAAAAATCAACATGCACGCCTCGCTATTAACGGAGCAATGAATAAAAAAGCGTACGTAGAAACAATTTTAAATAACGGTGCAATCCCAGCAGAAGGAATGGTTCCTGCGAAGTTCGCAAAGAGCCCAGATGGCAATGACTTCCGTAAAGAGAATGGAAATCTAGTCAAAGATGATGTGAAATCTGCAAAAGAAAACTGGAAAAAAGCGAAACAAGAACTCGGTACTGACAAAGTAACAATTGAACTATTAACAAGTGATAATGCTTTAGCTAAGAAAACTGGTGAATATTTAAAAGGTGAATTGGAAAAAAATCTAGATGGATTAACAGTGAATTTAAAACCTCAACCACGTAAACAACAGTTAAAACTACTATTAAGTGGTGATTACGAAATCGGAATCGATGGCTGGGGTCCTGACTTCGCGGATCCTATTACATTCTTAGATCTATTTACAACAGATAGTGCTTATAACTTCGATAAATACTCTAACAAAGAGTACGACGAGCTTATTCGTAAAGTAAAAACTGATTTAGCTGGTGATGAAAAAGGTCGCTGGGAAGCAATGAAGCAAGCTGAAAAAATCTTATTACAAGATGGTGCTGTTGCTCCTTTATACCAACAAGGTCGCTCTTACTTACAACGTGGATTTATTAAAGGACTTGTAACAACTGACTTCGGCGGTGAATTTAACTACAAGTGGACAGAAGTTGCAAAATAA